From the genome of Adhaeribacter pallidiroseus:
TGGCTTCCATAATCACCTGTACCTTTTGTCCCCGCAAATCATCGGCTTTGCTGACTAAATCTTGCTGACTTATCCGGAATTGCCGTTTGCCCAAGTTTTTTTTTGAGTTAAAAGTTATGAGTTTTTAAAAAAAAGTATTAACCATCAGAAGTAAAAGATTTACTTCTGGACTGCATATGGACAAAGATTTAAATTATACCTGAAAGTTAAGGGTATTTTGGCAAATTAACATCTGTCAGCAAAACGACTTGCTAGGAAAATGTCAGTAAAAAAGTACAGGATAAGTTAATTTACGAATTAAGAAAATTAACTCATAACTCTAAACTCAGAACTCTTAACTATCTCTGAAGTAGTCCCTGGTACTTATTAATATTGGTAGGATCCAGTTCCGATAAAATGGCGTAAACAGTTTGCTTCTCGGAAGAATTACCGCCTTTAAAAACCGAAAATATTTCGTCGGACTTCGCATCGAAGAAAGAACGAATGATTGCTGTACCGGGCCGGCGTTGGGCTACTTGCTGAATGCTTTTAATCGCGTTTAAGATGTTGGTGCGGGCATCAGCGGGTTTGGTAGCAAAAATATCCATGCCTTGCCGGAAGTAGTTATATACGGCGGTCCGGAAAGGCTCTATCTGTGGGTCGCGCAAATTGGTGAGCAGCCAATAGCGGTTACGGGTATCTTCAAAAGCTTGCCAACCTGGCGCCCCGGAGTTCTGCGAGGTAACGTTATTCAACACGTTAGTGGCCCGGTCGTACATAGCCGAGCCACCCAGACGCGCAAAGCTGTCGTTATCTAAGCCAATGATTAAATACGCGTAAAAAGTAAGTAGTGAAGCCAGTTGCGAGGTGTACGAATTTTCGGAGAATTGTAAAGGCTGCGCATCGTTGTATTCAAATACCCAATCTTTATCAAAGAAGGAGAGTACCGAAGTTTCATAACCGGTACTGTATACCGGTCTGGCGGATAATACCTGCACAGTAGCGGTATAGTTACCAACGCTGGGCACGCTGGTAATGGTAATGAGCATGCGGGCCTGAATTCTTTCTTCAGACTTATATAAGGTAGAAGTCCAGCGCTGGTTATTCATAAAATTAAAAATATCGCGCTGCATATTCTGGAATACACGTTTATCGGTAACCGTAACTTGGTCGTCGTTGATTAAAACTTCGCACTGCAACTCTTGCGCAAAAGCGCAGCGGCATGCTAAAAACAAACTAAAAGAAACGGTTAATAAATATTTAAACATGTACTTTCTCCCCTATGTATC
Proteins encoded in this window:
- the porD gene encoding type IX secretion system protein PorD — its product is MFKYLLTVSFSLFLACRCAFAQELQCEVLINDDQVTVTDKRVFQNMQRDIFNFMNNQRWTSTLYKSEERIQARMLITITSVPSVGNYTATVQVLSARPVYSTGYETSVLSFFDKDWVFEYNDAQPLQFSENSYTSQLASLLTFYAYLIIGLDNDSFARLGGSAMYDRATNVLNNVTSQNSGAPGWQAFEDTRNRYWLLTNLRDPQIEPFRTAVYNYFRQGMDIFATKPADARTNILNAIKSIQQVAQRRPGTAIIRSFFDAKSDEIFSVFKGGNSSEKQTVYAILSELDPTNINKYQGLLQR